Part of the Caulifigura coniformis genome, CCGGAGCCGCCCGCAGAAGGCCGTAGCGCGTGCTCTCGGAAGCAATCATCACGCCGCTCGTCGGGGCCGCGATGATCTCTTTGGTGAACATCGGCAAAAGGTAAGTGGCGCCCCCCAGCAGCACCGCCAGCATGTCGAGCGTCATCGACGAAATCAGCAGCGGAGTCCGCCACACGAAACGCAGCCCCTTGAGCATCGCTTCGTAAGTCACCGAACGGGACGATTCCGACGGCGGCGGATTCGGCAGGCCCAGTGTCAGGGCCATGCATCCCGCCATGCAGATCCCGGAACTCCAGTACGCCCACTCCACGCCGCGAATCAGCAGCAGCCCGGTAATGGCCGGCCCCATCCACGACGACGTTTCAAACAGGCTGCTGTTCCACGTGAACGCGTTCCCGTACAGAGATCGGGGAATGATGCTCGGCAACAGCGAGACCCGCGCAGGGCGGGCGAAGGTCAGCGTCACGGCGTTGAGCCCGGACAGAACGAACAGCAGCAGCGTGCGGGCGTCGCCCCGCACATGGTCCACCAGCAGGGCCATCGTCCACGGAATCGTGATCAGAATCGCCTGCGTGGTCAGCAGGATCCGCCGGCGCGGCATCACGTCGACAACGTGCCCGGCGGGAAGCGATAGCAGCACCAGTGGCAGGGCGTTCAGTCCACCCAGCCAACCCAGGGCCAGCGGAGAACCTGTCAGGGCATAGACGTCCCACTGAACCGCCGTCGCCAGGATCTGGCTGCCGATCACGGCCAGCACATAGCTCAGGGCGAAGCGTCGATAAACGGGATGTCGAAAGGCGAGATAAGGATCGTGAGGGGCATGTCCGGCAAGGGACTCATCCATGGGCGCCCGTTCCCTGGATGCACCACTTTTCGATCATGCGCGCATACAGGCCGGTCCCCAGGCGAAGCTGGTCCAGCTCGATCCATTCATCGTTCGTGTGAGCCTGGGCGATGTCACCCGGGCCGAGGACGCACAACTGCTTCATCGCTCCGAACATCGCGCCGTCGGTCGCGTAGGCCACGGTCGAACTCGTTCCACGCTCCGCCAGCGCGAGAGCGTCCCGGATCAGAGGCGAGTTGGCCGGCGTGTAGACCGGCGAACCGGAAACGGTCACCCGGAATTCCAGGCCATTCATCTCCGCAGCGCTCCGCGCCCGCTCCACCAGCGGGCCCGTGTCCATGCCCGGCATCGGCCGGAAGTAAACGGTGCAGACCGATTGCGGGGCCGTGATGTTCACGGCCCGTGTGTGGTCGTTGATTCCGATGTTCCAGCTCAGGCTTGGCGGCGAAAACTCCGCGTTCTGCCACGCCGTGTTCGCGTTCACCTCATCGTGAATCCGCTTCATCTCGACGAGGAACGGGATCATCGCGAGGTTCGCGTTGAGCCCCTTGTCCGTGCTGGAATGAGCCGCGCGGCCACGCGCCGTCGCGATGAATCCGGTCACCCCTTTATGGGCGTGCACGACTTCCAGCGACGTCGGTTCACCGATAATGCCGCGCGAGTTCCCTTCCGCCATCTCACGGAACAGTTGCGATTCCGCGGCGACCTGGCGGGCGCCGCCAAAACCAACTTCCTCATCCGCGGTGCACGTGATGTACAGCGGCTCGGCATGCCTGGTGTTCGTCCACAATTCGGCCGCCGCGAGCATGCAGCCGACCGGGCCCTTCATGTCCGTGCTTCCCCGCCCGTAGAGTCGCGTCCCTTTCACCGTCGGCTGGAACGCCCCATGTTCCTGGATCGACCAGCTGTCGGCGGGAACCACATCCGTGTGGCCGAACCACGCCATTCCCCCGCTTCCCTCGCCCCGTTTGCCGACGACGCTCGCCTTGCGGACGCCGGCGGCGTCGTTGAATTCCAGACGTTCCGTCTCAAATCCAAGCCGTTTGAGCTTTTCTTCGACGTAGTCCGTGACCGCGCAGTTGGAAACTGGGCTGATGGAATCGAAGGAAATCAGGTCGCGGGCGTAATCGAGGGCTTCCATGGTGATGAGCTTACCGTGCGCGCGGAATCGTCACAGCCAGTCCGGAAATCCGGTCGCCTATTCCAGCGACAGCTCGGCTCCCCGGAATTCCTGCATCAGCTTCATCTCGGTGAGGTCGAAGTGCAGGGGAGTGACGGTGACATACCGCTCGTTCAGGTCTTTCACGTCGGTTTCTGGCTCCATCGCGTGGTTCTTGAGCGGGTCGATGCCGCTCCAGTAATACGGACGGCCCCGGGGATCTGTTCGTTTGACGATCGTCTCGGCGTGGCGTCGGAAGCCCATCGACGAGATCCGGACTCCCTTCGGCGGCGTCTCGGCCGTTTCCGGAAAGTTGATGCTCCAGAGCGTCTGACGCCCCGGAGTCGCCTCGGTCAGC contains:
- a CDS encoding MFS transporter, yielding MDESLAGHAPHDPYLAFRHPVYRRFALSYVLAVIGSQILATAVQWDVYALTGSPLALGWLGGLNALPLVLLSLPAGHVVDVMPRRRILLTTQAILITIPWTMALLVDHVRGDARTLLLFVLSGLNAVTLTFARPARVSLLPSIIPRSLYGNAFTWNSSLFETSSWMGPAITGLLLIRGVEWAYWSSGICMAGCMALTLGLPNPPPSESSRSVTYEAMLKGLRFVWRTPLLISSMTLDMLAVLLGGATYLLPMFTKEIIAAPTSGVMIASESTRYGLLRAAPAFGAAAMAVTLAHLPLTRNTGRKLLWSVAGFGAATIVFGLSTNFWLSLAMLVLVGACDNISVVVRNTLVQTITPDSMRGRVSAVNQVFVGASNEIGGLESGVAARYLGAVAAVVAGGVGSIFVVAGIALRWPELRRLQSLRELQPAPVDEPRLGEPAI
- a CDS encoding M20 family metallopeptidase, producing MEALDYARDLISFDSISPVSNCAVTDYVEEKLKRLGFETERLEFNDAAGVRKASVVGKRGEGSGGMAWFGHTDVVPADSWSIQEHGAFQPTVKGTRLYGRGSTDMKGPVGCMLAAAELWTNTRHAEPLYITCTADEEVGFGGARQVAAESQLFREMAEGNSRGIIGEPTSLEVVHAHKGVTGFIATARGRAAHSSTDKGLNANLAMIPFLVEMKRIHDEVNANTAWQNAEFSPPSLSWNIGINDHTRAVNITAPQSVCTVYFRPMPGMDTGPLVERARSAAEMNGLEFRVTVSGSPVYTPANSPLIRDALALAERGTSSTVAYATDGAMFGAMKQLCVLGPGDIAQAHTNDEWIELDQLRLGTGLYARMIEKWCIQGTGAHG